A single genomic interval of Homo sapiens chromosome 15, GRCh38.p14 Primary Assembly harbors:
- the HMG20A gene encoding high mobility group protein 20A isoform X1, which produces MENLMTSSTLPPLFADEDGSKESNDLATTGLNHPEVPYSSGATSSTNNPEFVEDLSQGQLLQSESSNAAEGNEQRHEDEQRSKRGGWSKGRKRKKPLRDSNAPKSPLTGYVRFMNERREQLRAKRPEVPFPEITRMLGNEWSKLPPEEKQRYLDEADRDKERYMKELEQYQKTEAYKVFSRKTQDRQKGKSHRQDAARQATHDHEKETEVKERSVFDIPIFTEEFLNHSKAREAELRQLRKSNMEFEERNAALQKHVESMRTAVEKLEVDVIQERSRNTVLQQHLETLRQVLTSSFASMPLPGSGETPTVDTIDSYMNRLHSIILANPQDNENFIATVREVVNRLDR; this is translated from the exons ATGGAAAACTTGATGACTAGCTCCACCCTACCGCccctttttgcagatgaagacGGTTCCAAGGAGAGTAATGATCTGGCTACCACTGG GTTAAATCACCCAGAGGTTCCATACAGTAGTGGCGCCACATCATCCACCAACAATCCAGAATTTGTGGAGGATCTCTCTCAAGGTCAGTTGCTTCAGAGTGAGTCTTCAAATGCAGCAGAAGGCAATGAACAGAGGCATGAAGATGAG caaCGAAGTAAACGAGGAGGTTGGtccaaaggaagaaagaggaagaaacctCTTCGAGACAGCAATGCACCCAAATCCCCCCTTACAGGATATGTTCGGTTCATGAATGAGCGTCGAGAACAACTTCGAGCAAAGAGACCAGAAGTCCCATTTCCAGAAATCACAAGGATGTTAGGCAATGAATGGAGTAAACTGCCTCCTGAGGAAAAACAG CGCTACCTTGATGAAGCAGACAGAGATAAGGAGCGTTACATGAAGGAACTGGAACAGTATCAGAAAACAGAGGCCTACAAGGTCTTCAGTAGGAAAACCCAGGACCGTCAGAAAGGCAAATCTCATAGGCAAG atgcaGCCCGGCAGGCCACTCATGATCATGAG aaagaaacagaggtaAAGGAACGGTCTGTTTTTGACATCCCTATATTTACAGAGGAATTCTTGAACCATAGCAAAG ctcGGGAAGCAGAGCTCCGCCAGCTTCGCAAATCCAACATGGAGTTTGAGGAGAGGAATGCAGCCCTGCAAAAGCACGTGGAGAGCATGCGCACAGCAGTGGAGAAGCTGGAGGTGGATGTGATCCAGGAGCGGAGCCGCAACACAGTCTTACAGCAGCACCTGGAGACCCTGCGGCAGGTGCTGACCAGCAGCTTTGCCAGCATGCCCTTGCCTG GAAGTGGAGAGACACCTACAGTGGACACCATTGACTCATATATGAACAGACTGCACAGTATTATTTTAgctaatccccaagacaatgaaAACTTCATAGCTACAGTTCGAGAAGTTGTGAACAGACTCGATCGTTAG
- the HMG20A gene encoding high mobility group protein 20A isoform b (isoform b is encoded by transcript variant 3) — protein MNERREQLRAKRPEVPFPEITRMLGNEWSKLPPEEKQRYLDEADRDKERYMKELEQYQKTEAYKVFSRKTQDRQKGKSHRQDAARQATHDHEKETEVKERSVFDIPIFTEEFLNHSKAREAELRQLRKSNMEFEERNAALQKHVESMRTAVEKLEVDVIQERSRNTVLQQHLETLRQVLTSSFASMPLPGSGETPTVDTIDSYMNRLHSIILANPQDNENFIATVREVVNRLDR, from the exons ATGAATGAGCGTCGAGAACAACTTCGAGCAAAGAGACCAGAAGTCCCATTTCCAGAAATCACAAGGATGTTAGGCAATGAATGGAGTAAACTGCCTCCTGAGGAAAAACAG CGCTACCTTGATGAAGCAGACAGAGATAAGGAGCGTTACATGAAGGAACTGGAACAGTATCAGAAAACAGAGGCCTACAAGGTCTTCAGTAGGAAAACCCAGGACCGTCAGAAAGGCAAATCTCATAGGCAAG atgcaGCCCGGCAGGCCACTCATGATCATGAG aaagaaacagaggtaAAGGAACGGTCTGTTTTTGACATCCCTATATTTACAGAGGAATTCTTGAACCATAGCAAAG ctcGGGAAGCAGAGCTCCGCCAGCTTCGCAAATCCAACATGGAGTTTGAGGAGAGGAATGCAGCCCTGCAAAAGCACGTGGAGAGCATGCGCACAGCAGTGGAGAAGCTGGAGGTGGATGTGATCCAGGAGCGGAGCCGCAACACAGTCTTACAGCAGCACCTGGAGACCCTGCGGCAGGTGCTGACCAGCAGCTTTGCCAGCATGCCCTTGCCTG GAAGTGGAGAGACACCTACAGTGGACACCATTGACTCATATATGAACAGACTGCACAGTATTATTTTAgctaatccccaagacaatgaaAACTTCATAGCTACAGTTCGAGAAGTTGTGAACAGACTCGATCGTTAG